The following DNA comes from Bacteroidales bacterium.
CATGCGGAGGTACTCTTTTACTTTTCCGTTGATTAATTCAGATATTGTTATATGATTTCATTAAGAAATCATAGTTTTCGGGAGTTTTCTGGGGAGGTATAAAAGGTGGGTGCTTTTGGTCATAACATCTTGCACTTTTTAGCTGAAAATACGCTTTTATTTGAATGATATCAGGTTTTGAACAGACCCGAATTAATAACGCGTGCTAACTTCTTTTTATAGTACCTGCTCATTTTTCGACTTAAATTTCTTTTTTAAGGTAATTCAAAAATTTTGGAGAGGTTTCAGATATTACCTCACAACCTATTTCTATAAGGATATATTCCTTTAGTTCGGCATTCCTGTTTTTCAGCTAGTTAGTAATGATTCAATTACTTATCTGCCAATTCATTTTTTGATAGATAACAAACCTTTTTTATCAAATATTGAACCTCTATGATCACAGGACATTGTACGTTTGCATCATGAGATTAAAGTGCCGATATATAGTAAATCATCATCTTTTTGATAAAAACCACCACTGTAATAAAGTGGATAGTTATTTTATTGGGATTGATGCATTAATGCTCTGTGGCACAGCTATTGCAGAGAGAGAGCGAGAGAGAGAGCCTAAGATACATATTTTATCGTATTTTCGGATACAAAGTCCGGACATTGTATTATGTAATACAATGTCCGGACTTTGTGTATTAATATATTAACTAAACTGATCAGCCTATGAAATAATTCAAAAAATTGTTAAAAACACACGCAAATCCTTCGGACGCTTTTGTTCCGGTAAGACTATTAATAACTGAATCTTTAAGTATAATAATAAAAACTGTTTAACGATGAAAAAGCGAGAACTGAATTAGAAGAAAGAGATGTACACACAGGTAAACCGATTCAAATACCAAAACAATCTAATGAAAAAGTACAAAATTAAACAATTAATATATCAATAATTATGTATATACCTATAACAAAATCTAAACTTGTCGGGTGGAATATCTGGCGGTTGGTCATTCTTCCAATATGCATGGTGGCTTTATTTGTTTCATGCGGAAGCGATGATGAGGACAACAAGTATAACCCTAATCAGCCTTTCCAGGTTTCTTCATTTTATCCTAAAGAAGGGAAATTTCAGCAAAAGATCATACTTGACGGAGAGAACCTTCCTAACGATCCTAAACTTATTAAGGTGTATTTCAATAAACGTATTGCACCTGTCATCGGATCAACGGGAAAAGAAATGTATGTGATGGCCCCGCGATTGCCGGGCAATGCGGAAGGTTTCCCGGAGCCGGAGCCCTCCGGAACGGGTAACAAAAGAGGCGTATGCCAAATATCGGTGGTTATTAACGGTGATTCACTGGTCTATAACGACACTTTTATATACGAAGAAGCAGTAACTGTCACTACGATTGCCGGAAATGGGGCCCTTATGGAATTCCAGGAAGGTACCCTTGCCGCTGCCGTCTTCCAGCCATATTACATCTGTATGGATAAAGATGACAATGTTTTCATTACCTCCCGTTCTTCGGACAACACGACATACAATTATTTTTGCCGTCTCAACGAAGAACTGAATATCTTTGAGCGTCTTCAATCCTCGTCATTACAGGCCAATGTTCCCTGTGCCGACCCTGTTACAGGCGTGATCACTGCTACTACCGAGTCTTCCATAGGTTCGTTTATTACCTGCGATCCCACTGAGTACTGGGCGCCCAGGCGCCGGGAAATGAAATGGCTAACCGCACCGGCGCATAACCAGTATGGATGGAAACACTGCATGGTGGTGAATCCGACCCTTCAGAAGGATGTTAATGGGAACGATGTTAATTTCGTTTACACGCGTTGGTATCAGGGGGCTTTGGTAAGGGTCAACCCGAACACTTACGAGGCTGAAGTGTTGATGGAGACCGGAACATGCAATACTTATGGTATGACATTCCGCCCGGGTGAACCCAATATCCTGTATCTCGCATTCTGGAGCGACCCTCACGAACATCAGAACAGCATCTGTACCATTGATTTGAACGAAGATCCGCCTGTGGTAACGAAACTGAGCAGTACCAATACTTCCGGCGGCCATCGAGACGGCCCACTGTCTATGGCCCAGTTCAGGCAGCCTGCACAGATATTCAGCGATGACGATGGCTTTATTTAT
Coding sequences within:
- a CDS encoding IPT/TIG domain protein; this encodes MYIPITKSKLVGWNIWRLVILPICMVALFVSCGSDDEDNKYNPNQPFQVSSFYPKEGKFQQKIILDGENLPNDPKLIKVYFNKRIAPVIGSTGKEMYVMAPRLPGNAEGFPEPEPSGTGNKRGVCQISVVINGDSLVYNDTFIYEEAVTVTTIAGNGALMEFQEGTLAAAVFQPYYICMDKDDNVFITSRSSDNTTYNYFCRLNEELNIFERLQSSSLQANVPCADPVTGVITATTESSIGSFITCDPTEYWAPRRREMKWLTAPAHNQYGWKHCMVVNPTLQKDVNGNDVNFVYTRWYQGALVRVNPNTYEAEVLMETGTCNTYGMTFRPGEPNILYLAFWSDPHEHQNSICTIDLNEDPPVVTKLSSTNTSGGHRDGPLSMAQFRQPAQIFSDDDGFIYIADYGNHCIRRITPENQVETVLGIPGVAGYKDGSREEALFNNPRGIAISTDGSVYVADYRNGRLRKLSVN